A window from Aeromonas rivipollensis encodes these proteins:
- the atpD gene encoding F0F1 ATP synthase subunit beta has product MSNGFIVQIIGAVVDIEFPQNAVPQVYDALKVISEGQGQGLVLEVQQQIGGGVVRCITMGSSDGLRRGLEVVNSGKAIQVPVGTSTLGRIMNVLGEPIDEKGPIGEEERWSIHREAPSYEDQSNSTELLETGIKVIDLVCPFAKGGKVGLFGGAGVGKTVNMMELIRNIAIEHSGYSVFAGVGERTREGNDFYHEMMESNVLDKVSLVYGQMNEPPGNRLRVALTGLTMAEKFRDEGRDVLFFVDNIYRYTLAGTEVSALLGRMPSAVGYQPTLAEEMGVLQERITSTKTGSITSVQAVYVPADDLTDPSPATTFAHLDATIVLSRQIAALGIYPAVDPLDSTSRQLDPLVVGKDHYETARGVQIVLQRYKELKDIIAILGMDELSEEDKLTVSRARKIERFLSQPFFVAEVFTGSPGKYVPLKETIRGFQGILKGEYDDLPEQAFYMVGGIDEVVEKAKKL; this is encoded by the coding sequence ATGAGTAACGGTTTCATCGTCCAAATCATCGGCGCTGTAGTGGACATCGAGTTCCCGCAGAATGCCGTGCCCCAGGTGTACGATGCACTGAAAGTCATCAGCGAAGGCCAAGGCCAGGGTCTGGTACTGGAAGTTCAGCAACAGATCGGCGGCGGCGTCGTTCGTTGCATCACCATGGGTTCCTCCGACGGTCTGCGTCGTGGGTTGGAAGTAGTTAACAGCGGCAAGGCCATCCAGGTACCGGTTGGTACCTCGACCCTGGGTCGTATCATGAACGTACTGGGCGAGCCCATCGACGAGAAGGGTCCGATCGGCGAAGAAGAGCGTTGGTCCATCCACCGCGAAGCCCCCAGCTACGAAGATCAGTCCAACAGCACCGAGCTGCTGGAGACCGGCATCAAGGTTATCGACCTGGTTTGTCCGTTCGCCAAGGGTGGTAAGGTCGGTCTGTTCGGTGGTGCCGGTGTAGGCAAGACCGTCAACATGATGGAGCTGATCCGTAACATCGCGATCGAACACAGTGGTTACTCTGTATTCGCCGGTGTGGGTGAGCGTACCCGTGAGGGTAACGACTTCTACCACGAGATGATGGAGTCCAACGTACTGGACAAGGTATCTCTGGTATACGGTCAGATGAACGAGCCGCCCGGAAACCGTCTGCGTGTGGCGCTGACCGGTCTGACCATGGCCGAGAAGTTCCGTGACGAGGGTCGTGACGTGTTGTTCTTCGTGGACAACATCTACCGTTACACCCTGGCCGGTACCGAGGTATCCGCACTGCTGGGCCGTATGCCTTCTGCAGTAGGTTACCAGCCGACCCTGGCCGAGGAGATGGGTGTTCTGCAAGAACGTATCACCTCCACCAAGACTGGTTCCATCACGTCAGTCCAGGCCGTTTACGTGCCTGCGGATGACTTGACCGACCCGTCTCCGGCGACCACCTTCGCCCACCTGGATGCGACCATCGTTCTGTCCCGTCAGATCGCGGCACTGGGTATCTACCCGGCCGTTGACCCGCTGGACTCCACCTCCCGTCAGCTGGATCCGCTGGTGGTAGGCAAGGATCACTACGAGACCGCTCGTGGTGTGCAGATCGTGCTGCAGCGCTACAAGGAGCTGAAGGACATCATCGCCATCCTGGGTATGGATGAACTGTCAGAAGAAGACAAACTGACCGTATCCCGTGCCCGTAAGATCGAGCGTTTCCTGTCCCAGCCGTTCTTCGTGGCCGAAGTATTTACCGGTTCTCCGGGCAAATACGTGCCGCTGAAAGAGACCATCCGTGGTTTCCAGGGCATCCTGAAAGGCGAGTACGACGATCTGCCCGAGCAGGCGTTTTACATGGTTGGTGGCATCGACGAAGTCGTCGAGAAAGCCAAGAAACTGTAA